A section of the Paracoccaceae bacterium genome encodes:
- a CDS encoding signal recognition particle protein, producing the protein MFESLSDRLSGVFDRLTKAGALSEDDVKTALREVRVALLEADVSLSVARDFIAAVQEKATGQNVTKSVTPGQQVVKIVHDELVHVLAGDEAELGKLKIDNPPAPILMVGLQGGGKTTTTAKLAKRLKERDGKRVLMASLDTNRPAAMEQLAILGTQIGVDTLPIVPGQTATDIAKRAKQQASLGGYDVYMLDTAGRLSIDDILMAEVEAVRDIATPRETLLVVDGLTGQDAVSTAENFDTRIGVSGVVLTRMDGDGRGGAALSMRAVTGKPIKFVGLGEKLEDLEEFHPDRVAGRILGMGDIVSLVEKAQETIEAEQAERMMRRFQKGQFNMNDLRAQLEQMLKMGGMDGFMGMMPGMKKYQGQVAAAGMDDSLLKRQIALIQSMTKRERANPALLQASRKKRIARGAGLEVSELNKLLKMHRQMSDTMKKLGKMGKGGALKNAIGTMFGKGGPSAADIAAAQAEAGKGAGGLPPGFPGMGGAGGLPPGLSGFGKKK; encoded by the coding sequence ATGTTCGAATCCCTCTCTGACCGCCTGTCAGGGGTCTTCGACCGGCTGACCAAGGCCGGCGCGCTCAGCGAAGATGACGTCAAGACCGCGCTGCGCGAAGTGCGCGTGGCACTGCTGGAAGCGGATGTGTCCCTGTCGGTCGCGCGCGATTTCATCGCTGCGGTGCAGGAAAAGGCCACCGGCCAGAACGTCACAAAATCGGTCACCCCCGGCCAGCAGGTCGTGAAAATCGTTCACGACGAACTTGTCCATGTGCTTGCCGGTGACGAGGCCGAGCTTGGCAAGCTGAAGATCGACAACCCGCCCGCGCCGATCCTGATGGTCGGCCTGCAGGGCGGCGGCAAGACGACGACGACGGCCAAGCTTGCCAAGCGCCTGAAAGAACGGGACGGCAAGCGGGTGCTGATGGCAAGCCTCGATACCAACCGCCCGGCGGCGATGGAACAACTTGCGATCCTGGGCACCCAGATCGGCGTCGACACGTTGCCGATTGTGCCGGGTCAGACCGCCACCGACATCGCCAAACGCGCCAAGCAACAGGCGAGCCTTGGTGGTTACGACGTCTATATGCTCGACACTGCCGGGCGGCTGTCCATCGACGACATTCTGATGGCCGAGGTTGAGGCCGTGCGCGACATCGCAACCCCGCGCGAAACGCTATTGGTGGTCGACGGCCTGACTGGGCAGGACGCAGTCTCCACTGCGGAAAACTTCGACACCCGCATCGGAGTATCCGGCGTCGTCCTGACTCGCATGGACGGCGACGGACGCGGCGGCGCGGCCCTGTCCATGCGCGCGGTCACCGGCAAGCCGATCAAATTCGTTGGCCTGGGCGAAAAGCTGGAAGACCTGGAAGAATTCCACCCCGACCGTGTCGCGGGGCGGATCCTCGGGATGGGCGATATCGTTTCGCTGGTCGAAAAAGCGCAGGAAACGATCGAGGCTGAACAGGCCGAGCGCATGATGAGGCGCTTCCAGAAAGGCCAGTTCAACATGAACGACCTGCGCGCCCAGCTGGAACAGATGCTGAAGATGGGCGGCATGGACGGTTTCATGGGGATGATGCCGGGCATGAAGAAATACCAGGGCCAGGTGGCGGCGGCGGGCATGGATGACAGCCTGTTGAAACGCCAGATCGCCCTGATCCAATCGATGACCAAACGCGAACGCGCCAACCCCGCTCTGCTGCAAGCCAGCCGCAAGAAGCGGATCGCCAGGGGCGCCGGGCTGGAGGTCAGCGAGTTGAACAAGTTGCTGAAAATGCACCGGCAGATGTCGGACACGATGAAAAAGCTAGGCAAAATGGGCAAAGGCGGCGCGCTGAAAAACGCCATCGGCACAATGTTCGGCAAAGGCGGGCCAAGTGCTGCCGATATCGCCGCCGCGCAGGCCGAAGCTGGCAAGGGCGCAGGCGGCCTGCCCCCGGGCTTCCCCGGCATGGGCGGCGCGGGCGGATTGCCCCCCGGCCTCAGCGGTTTTGGCAAAAAGAAATGA
- a CDS encoding GNAT family N-acetyltransferase, whose protein sequence is MTRALSIPTFETERLCLCEPRATDFEAFVDFFATERSRFVGGPSTDRWAVAKAYGHMAGLWLLRGYGSHIWCLKDGTVIGHGGLWYPQTWPEPEFGWCLWDGVHEGKGYVSEAMAAIWGYAFETLNLAAVVAYIDPQNAASISVAQRLGGILDPDAATPGGDPDLTYRFTPQVAA, encoded by the coding sequence ATGACCCGCGCGTTGTCCATCCCGACGTTCGAGACCGAGCGCCTTTGCCTGTGTGAACCACGCGCGACGGATTTTGAGGCGTTCGTGGACTTCTTCGCCACTGAACGGTCCCGGTTTGTCGGCGGTCCGTCCACCGACCGTTGGGCGGTTGCCAAGGCTTATGGCCACATGGCGGGGCTTTGGCTTCTGCGCGGATATGGCTCTCACATCTGGTGCCTGAAGGATGGAACCGTGATTGGCCATGGCGGCCTGTGGTATCCGCAGACCTGGCCCGAGCCTGAATTCGGTTGGTGCCTGTGGGACGGCGTGCATGAAGGCAAAGGCTACGTTTCCGAAGCAATGGCGGCGATCTGGGGATATGCGTTCGAAACGCTGAACCTTGCGGCCGTGGTCGCCTATATCGATCCGCAGAACGCCGCCTCGATCAGTGTGGCGCAGCGACTTGGCGGCATCCTTGACCCGGATGCCGCAACGCCGGGCGGGGACCCTGACCTGACCTATCGCTTCACACCGCAGGTAGCGGCATGA
- a CDS encoding GNAT family N-acetyltransferase, with product MSVTFTTPALETERLILRAPQPRDYDAFVDFYACERSQYVGGPLDGRDAWNAFAGEIGHWVLQGCGMWILTLKGDDTARGIVGHWFPSNWPETEVGWVLFKAADEGKGYAREAAQAAIDHAWDTLGWDTVVSYIVPGNDPSVTLAERLGAVLDPDAPQPNPDRPILVYRHPHPEAAK from the coding sequence ATGAGTGTCACCTTCACCACGCCCGCACTAGAAACCGAGCGCCTGATCCTGCGCGCGCCGCAGCCGCGTGACTATGATGCGTTTGTCGATTTCTATGCCTGCGAGCGGTCCCAATACGTTGGCGGGCCGCTTGACGGACGCGACGCCTGGAATGCGTTCGCAGGCGAGATTGGTCATTGGGTTCTGCAGGGCTGCGGGATGTGGATTCTGACGCTGAAGGGGGATGACACGGCCCGTGGCATCGTCGGCCATTGGTTCCCCAGCAACTGGCCAGAAACCGAAGTCGGCTGGGTGCTGTTCAAGGCCGCTGATGAGGGCAAAGGATATGCCCGCGAAGCGGCGCAGGCCGCGATAGATCACGCCTGGGACACCCTCGGCTGGGACACGGTCGTTAGCTATATTGTGCCGGGCAATGACCCGTCGGTCACGCTGGCCGAACGGCTTGGCGCGGTGCTGGATCCGGACGCGCCCCAGCCCAATCCCGACAGGCCGATCCTTGTCTACCGCCACCCCCACCCGGAGGCCGCAAAATGA
- a CDS encoding chorismate mutase, with the protein MSDATTRAAALLKSHRASIDRLDAILVYTLGERFAHTQAVGKLKAEHDLPPSDPAREAAQIARLEALAREAELAPEFAKKFLNFIIQEVIHHHKQHQK; encoded by the coding sequence ATGAGCGACGCAACCACCCGCGCAGCTGCACTGCTGAAATCCCACCGCGCCAGTATCGACCGGCTGGACGCGATCCTGGTCTACACGCTGGGCGAACGGTTTGCGCATACGCAAGCGGTCGGCAAGCTGAAAGCAGAACACGATCTGCCCCCCTCTGACCCGGCCCGAGAGGCTGCGCAGATTGCGCGCCTTGAGGCGCTGGCCCGTGAAGCCGAACTCGCCCCCGAGTTCGCCAAGAAATTCCTGAATTTTATCATTCAGGAAGTCATCCACCATCACAAACAACATCAAAAGTAA
- the rpsP gene encoding 30S ribosomal protein S16 has protein sequence MAMKIRLARGGSKKRPHYSIVAADSRMARDGRFIEKLGTYNPLLAKDSEERVKMNMERVEYWLSVGAQPTDRIARMLEAAGHRAKVERNNPQKAEPGKKAVERAEEKAAKAAAAAEAPAEEEAPAEEAQIEEAPAEAAAEDAPADDAVAAGDDAGKAE, from the coding sequence ATGGCTATGAAAATCCGGCTCGCCCGTGGCGGGTCCAAGAAACGCCCACATTATTCGATCGTCGCCGCCGACAGCCGCATGGCGCGCGATGGCCGCTTTATCGAAAAGCTGGGCACCTATAATCCGCTGCTGGCCAAAGACAGCGAAGAGCGTGTGAAAATGAACATGGAGCGGGTCGAATACTGGCTGAGTGTTGGCGCCCAGCCCACCGACCGGATCGCCCGCATGCTAGAGGCCGCAGGCCACCGCGCCAAGGTCGAACGCAACAACCCGCAGAAGGCCGAGCCTGGCAAGAAAGCGGTTGAGCGCGCCGAAGAAAAGGCCGCCAAAGCTGCCGCCGCTGCCGAAGCCCCCGCTGAAGAGGAAGCCCCCGCTGAGGAAGCGCAGATCGAAGAGGCCCCCGCCGAAGCCGCAGCAGAGGACGCTCCGGCGGACGATGCCGTCGCTGCAGGTGACGACGCCGGGAAAGCCGAGTGA
- the rimM gene encoding 16S rRNA processing protein RimM: MSGRICVGAIAGAFGVTGEVRLKSFCAEPAAIAQYAPLTDEQGLRDFHIESLRPASAGFAAKLTGVGTREAAEALRGTRLFADRDRLPALPDDEYYHADLIGLTVVDTGGAILGTVQNVLNHGASDLLEITPPGGGEPVLLPFTSAAAPTVDLTAKCIVADPPEGLFGD; encoded by the coding sequence ATGAGCGGGCGCATATGCGTCGGCGCCATTGCCGGGGCCTTCGGGGTCACGGGCGAGGTTCGCCTGAAGTCCTTCTGCGCCGAACCGGCGGCCATTGCCCAATACGCTCCGTTGACGGACGAACAGGGCCTGCGCGATTTCCATATTGAAAGCCTGCGCCCGGCAAGTGCCGGTTTTGCGGCGAAGCTGACAGGTGTCGGCACTCGTGAGGCTGCCGAGGCGTTGCGCGGAACCCGCCTTTTTGCTGATCGGGATCGCCTGCCCGCGCTGCCGGATGATGAATACTACCACGCCGATCTGATCGGGTTGACGGTCGTTGATACGGGCGGCGCGATACTGGGAACGGTTCAGAATGTTCTGAACCATGGCGCTTCGGACCTGTTGGAGATCACGCCCCCCGGTGGGGGCGAACCGGTGCTGCTGCCCTTCACCAGCGCCGCCGCACCGACCGTCGATCTGACCGCCAAGTGCATCGTGGCCGACCCGCCCGAGGGTTTGTTCGGGGACTGA
- the trmD gene encoding tRNA (guanosine(37)-N1)-methyltransferase TrmD, giving the protein MSIPPSKSHGAKSISASARPRDLMADTPAPGVWTARIVTLLPEVFPGVLGTSLTGKALKDRLWQLETIDLRRFGEGRHRNVDDTPAGGGAGMVLRADIVDAALDEAARGIDGKDWPTLYLSPRGKPFDQPMAQRLAAADGITLLSGRFEGVDQRVLDARDMTEVSLGDFVMTGGEIAAMALIDATVRLIPCVLGNQASVEEESFSTGLLEHPQYTKPADWNGRLIPEVLLSGHHAKITDWRQVMAERLTKERRPDLWRAYCEAHDMDPDKD; this is encoded by the coding sequence ATGTCCATTCCACCCAGCAAATCCCACGGTGCGAAATCGATTTCCGCCTCGGCCCGCCCGCGGGATCTCATGGCGGACACGCCCGCCCCCGGCGTCTGGACAGCCCGCATCGTGACGCTGTTGCCCGAGGTTTTCCCCGGTGTGCTTGGCACATCCCTGACGGGTAAGGCCCTGAAAGACCGACTTTGGCAGCTTGAAACCATCGACTTGCGCCGCTTTGGCGAAGGGCGGCACCGCAATGTCGATGACACGCCCGCCGGGGGCGGCGCCGGGATGGTGTTGCGGGCCGATATCGTGGACGCCGCACTGGACGAGGCGGCGCGCGGGATCGACGGGAAAGATTGGCCCACCCTCTATCTGTCGCCGCGCGGAAAACCGTTCGACCAACCCATGGCCCAGCGTTTGGCCGCAGCAGACGGTATCACGCTGCTATCGGGGCGTTTTGAGGGCGTAGACCAGCGCGTTCTGGACGCGCGCGACATGACCGAGGTCAGCCTGGGCGACTTCGTCATGACGGGTGGAGAGATTGCCGCAATGGCCTTGATCGACGCCACAGTCCGCCTTATACCCTGCGTGCTTGGGAATCAGGCGTCCGTTGAAGAAGAATCCTTCAGCACCGGGCTTCTGGAACACCCGCAGTATACGAAACCTGCCGACTGGAACGGTCGCTTGATTCCCGAAGTGCTTTTGTCGGGCCATCACGCGAAGATCACCGACTGGCGACAGGTCATGGCCGAAAGGCTGACAAAAGAACGCCGACCTGACCTCTGGCGGGCATATTGTGAAGCGCATGATATGGACCCGGATAAAGACTGA
- the rplS gene encoding 50S ribosomal protein L19: MDLIAELEAEQVAELGKDIPDFKAGDTIRVGYKVTEGTRSRVQNYEGVCISRKNGRGIAGSFTVRKISFGEGVERVFPLHSTNIDSITVVRRGRVRRARLYYLRARRGKSARIAEQTNYRPPSGANA; this comes from the coding sequence ATGGACCTGATCGCTGAGTTGGAGGCCGAACAGGTCGCCGAGCTGGGGAAAGATATCCCCGATTTCAAGGCGGGTGACACCATCCGCGTTGGTTACAAAGTCACCGAAGGCACCCGCAGCCGGGTACAGAACTATGAAGGCGTCTGCATTTCGCGCAAGAATGGCCGCGGCATCGCCGGATCGTTCACGGTGCGCAAGATTTCCTTTGGTGAGGGTGTGGAGCGTGTGTTCCCGCTGCACTCCACCAACATCGACAGCATCACCGTGGTCCGCCGTGGCCGGGTGCGACGTGCCAGGCTGTACTATCTGCGCGCGCGCCGTGGCAAATCCGCCCGCATCGCCGAGCAGACAAACTATCGCCCGCCCTCGGGCGCGAACGCTTAG
- the rpmE gene encoding 50S ribosomal protein L31, whose amino-acid sequence MKADTHPDYHMIDVKLVDGTVVQMKSTWGKEGDQMSLDIDPSVHPAWTGGGTRLMDTGGRVSKFKKKYEGLGF is encoded by the coding sequence ATGAAAGCAGATACACATCCCGATTATCACATGATCGACGTCAAGCTGGTTGACGGCACCGTCGTGCAGATGAAATCGACCTGGGGCAAGGAAGGCGACCAGATGTCGCTGGACATCGACCCTTCGGTTCACCCCGCCTGGACCGGCGGCGGCACCCGCCTGATGGACACCGGCGGGCGCGTGTCGAAGTTCAAAAAGAAATACGAAGGGCTCGGGTTCTAA
- a CDS encoding DUF1479 family protein, with translation MDAAFKTYVAEAKRHLRAQGDVGAAFASVCDAMKAEVDVIRNADAKGGTVIPEVSYASIADGTVTQAQRADIRHRGCAVIRGVFPRATAEGWNDELGQYIADNDYVKRSQEKAGMDEYFSGLDAGAPQIFGLYWSRPQVMARQDPAMAATKRFMNRLWDVAGPMGDEFDPDHDYAYADRTRRRAPGDKTLGLSPHMDGGSYERWLDPAYQKIYGPIFAGNWQDYDPWKATFRTQTREFASPAVCSMTRTFQGWTGLTTQGPEDGTLRLIPLAGSIAYFLLRALQDDVAEGDLCGALPGRALGATQDWHGDILKGLVSIPVVEPGDTVCWHPDVIHAVGDEHNGKEYASVIYIGATPKCPKNDAYARRQSQAFLEGRSAPDFAAEDYEVDFKGRATLDDLTDLGRAQMAL, from the coding sequence ATGGACGCAGCATTCAAGACATACGTGGCCGAAGCCAAACGCCATCTGCGCGCGCAAGGCGACGTCGGCGCCGCATTTGCAAGCGTTTGCGATGCCATGAAAGCCGAAGTTGATGTGATTCGAAACGCGGACGCCAAGGGCGGCACCGTCATCCCCGAGGTATCTTATGCCAGCATCGCCGATGGCACCGTCACCCAGGCGCAGCGCGCCGACATCCGCCACCGCGGCTGTGCGGTGATCCGGGGCGTGTTCCCGCGTGCAACTGCCGAGGGCTGGAATGACGAGCTTGGCCAGTACATCGCCGACAATGATTATGTGAAACGTTCGCAGGAAAAAGCGGGCATGGATGAATATTTCAGCGGGCTGGACGCCGGCGCGCCGCAGATATTTGGCCTCTACTGGTCGCGCCCGCAGGTGATGGCGCGCCAGGATCCCGCGATGGCGGCGACCAAGCGGTTCATGAACCGGCTGTGGGACGTGGCCGGGCCGATGGGGGATGAATTCGACCCTGATCATGACTACGCTTACGCCGACCGGACGCGGCGGCGCGCACCGGGCGACAAAACGCTGGGCCTGTCGCCGCATATGGATGGGGGCAGCTATGAACGCTGGCTGGACCCCGCATACCAGAAAATCTATGGCCCGATCTTTGCGGGCAACTGGCAGGATTATGACCCCTGGAAGGCGACGTTCCGGACGCAGACGCGGGAATTTGCTTCTCCGGCGGTGTGCTCGATGACGCGGACGTTTCAGGGCTGGACCGGGCTGACGACGCAAGGCCCCGAAGACGGCACATTGCGCCTGATCCCGCTGGCGGGGTCCATCGCCTATTTCCTGCTGCGCGCCCTGCAGGATGACGTTGCCGAAGGTGATCTGTGCGGCGCGCTGCCGGGGCGCGCCTTGGGGGCAACGCAGGACTGGCACGGCGATATCCTGAAAGGGCTGGTCAGCATTCCGGTGGTCGAACCCGGCGATACCGTCTGCTGGCACCCGGATGTGATCCACGCCGTCGGGGATGAGCATAACGGGAAAGAGTACGCCTCGGTCATCTATATTGGCGCGACCCCGAAATGCCCAAAGAACGACGCCTATGCGCGCCGCCAGTCCCAGGCGTTCCTGGAGGGGCGCAGCGCCCCGGATTTCGCGGCCGAGGATTACGAGGTCGATTTCAAGGGGCGCGCGACGTTGGATGATCTGACGGATCTGGGACGCGCGCAAATGGCGTTGTGA
- the gndA gene encoding NADP-dependent phosphogluconate dehydrogenase, translating to MANSEIGLIGLGTMGAALSLNIADNGFAISVFNRTTATTQAFHRDAGPLVEKITPTETLEDFVASLATPRAIILMVPAGEVVDKQIAALRPLLDADDLIIDAGNANFRDTQRRAATAENAGEVFLGIGVSGGEEGARFGPSIMGGGPRAAWDRVAHILTAIAADYDGTPCATWMGAGGAGHFVKTVHNGIEYADMQMIAEAYGILRDGMGQSAGDIAGAFKSWNEGPLQSYLIEISGEVAADPKTGAAMLDVILDRAGQKGTGRWTAVEAQHLAAPIPVIEAAVAARNISAAKPAREAGEAIFGAAPVALDGALTLDDLEGALIAGKIMCYAQGFHLLNNASAEFGWNLPMPEVARVWRAGCIIRSSMLNDMASALADTPEANLMFAPFFAGKMRDTHGALRKVVARASEHGLAVPALSAALSYFDMMRTARGTANMIQGQRDFFGAHGFERVDGGSGHHGPWGS from the coding sequence ATGGCGAACAGCGAAATTGGCTTGATCGGCCTTGGCACGATGGGCGCGGCGCTGTCGCTGAACATCGCGGACAACGGCTTCGCAATATCGGTGTTCAACCGCACAACCGCGACCACGCAGGCGTTTCATCGTGATGCCGGACCGCTGGTCGAAAAGATCACACCGACCGAAACGCTGGAGGATTTCGTCGCCTCGCTGGCAACCCCGCGCGCCATCATCCTGATGGTCCCCGCCGGAGAGGTCGTGGACAAACAGATCGCCGCGCTGCGCCCTTTGCTGGACGCCGACGACCTGATTATCGACGCGGGCAACGCGAATTTCCGCGACACGCAGCGCCGCGCCGCCACCGCCGAAAACGCGGGCGAGGTGTTTCTGGGCATCGGCGTCTCGGGCGGCGAAGAAGGCGCGCGGTTTGGCCCGTCGATCATGGGAGGTGGGCCGCGCGCGGCCTGGGACCGGGTGGCGCATATTCTGACTGCGATTGCCGCCGACTACGACGGCACGCCCTGTGCCACATGGATGGGCGCGGGCGGCGCCGGGCATTTCGTCAAGACCGTCCACAACGGCATCGAATACGCCGACATGCAGATGATCGCCGAGGCTTACGGCATCCTGCGCGACGGCATGGGACAATCGGCGGGTGACATCGCCGGTGCCTTCAAATCCTGGAACGAAGGGCCCCTGCAAAGCTATCTTATTGAGATTTCGGGAGAGGTCGCCGCCGACCCGAAAACCGGGGCCGCCATGCTGGATGTGATCCTCGACCGCGCCGGTCAGAAGGGCACCGGACGCTGGACTGCGGTGGAGGCGCAGCATCTGGCCGCGCCGATCCCGGTGATCGAGGCTGCGGTGGCAGCCCGCAACATCAGTGCCGCGAAACCGGCGCGTGAAGCGGGTGAGGCGATCTTTGGTGCCGCCCCGGTTGCGCTCGACGGGGCGCTGACGCTGGACGATCTGGAAGGCGCGCTGATCGCGGGCAAGATCATGTGTTATGCCCAAGGCTTCCACCTGCTGAACAACGCCAGTGCCGAATTCGGCTGGAACCTGCCGATGCCCGAGGTTGCGCGCGTTTGGCGCGCGGGCTGCATCATCCGCTCCAGCATGTTGAACGACATGGCTTCGGCCCTGGCGGACACGCCCGAGGCCAACTTGATGTTCGCGCCGTTTTTTGCGGGCAAGATGCGCGACACACATGGCGCTTTGCGCAAAGTGGTGGCGCGCGCCAGCGAACACGGTCTGGCCGTCCCTGCCCTTTCAGCGGCGCTCAGCTACTTCGACATGATGCGCACTGCGCGCGGCACCGCCAACATGATCCAGGGCCAGCGCGATTTTTTCGGCGCGCATGGGTTTGAACGCGTGGATGGCGGATCGGGGCATCACGGGCCGTGGGGCAGTTAA
- a CDS encoding iron chelate uptake ABC transporter family permease subunit, with translation MLDDFLLRAGLAGVGVALATGPLGSFVVWRRMAYFGDATAHAAILGVALALALDLPVVLGTLVMAAFVGWAVAALAARGRAVDMSLIVIAYGALAAGLVGVSLAGGGRINLEAYLFGDILTVTVRDLLVIWGGAILVLGLLLWRWAALLTATLNEDLASAAGLDPARERLVLTLALAVVVAVALKVVGALLIGAMLVIPAAVAQSLARSPEAMAILAVIAGMLAVLGGLAGSYFFDTPAGPSIVVAAAVLFVASLLVRRSR, from the coding sequence ATGCTGGATGACTTCCTGCTGCGCGCCGGGTTGGCAGGCGTCGGCGTGGCCCTGGCAACCGGCCCGCTGGGGTCTTTTGTCGTCTGGCGGCGGATGGCGTATTTCGGCGATGCAACAGCCCATGCCGCCATTCTGGGCGTCGCGCTGGCGCTGGCGCTGGATCTGCCGGTTGTGCTGGGGACGCTTGTGATGGCCGCCTTCGTCGGGTGGGCGGTTGCGGCCCTCGCCGCGCGCGGGCGGGCCGTGGATATGTCGCTGATCGTCATCGCCTATGGCGCGCTGGCCGCCGGGCTTGTCGGCGTCTCGCTGGCGGGGGGCGGGCGCATCAACCTTGAGGCTTATCTGTTCGGTGACATCCTGACCGTGACGGTGCGTGACCTGTTGGTGATCTGGGGCGGGGCGATCCTGGTCCTTGGCCTGTTGCTCTGGCGTTGGGCGGCGCTGCTGACTGCGACCCTGAACGAAGACCTTGCTTCGGCCGCCGGGCTTGATCCGGCACGTGAACGATTGGTGCTGACGCTGGCGCTGGCTGTTGTGGTCGCCGTTGCACTGAAAGTCGTGGGGGCATTGCTGATCGGGGCCATGCTGGTGATCCCGGCGGCGGTGGCCCAATCGCTGGCCCGCAGCCCCGAGGCGATGGCGATCCTGGCCGTAATCGCCGGAATGCTGGCCGTGCTGGGCGGTTTGGCCGGGTCATACTTTTTCGACACGCCGGCCGGGCCGTCCATCGTCGTTGCGGCGGCAGTGCTGTTCGTTGCATCGCTGCTGGTGCGCAGATCGCGCTGA
- a CDS encoding ATP-binding cassette domain-containing protein yields the protein MPCLRGRAVKDNALISAQGLHVHHGDLPVLHGIDLAIARGEIVTLVGPNGSGKSTLIKALLGVVPASAGNVTRAPGLRIGYVPQTLSLDATLPMPVARFLSLPTRHAKAEIAAALERTGVAGLEARQLSALSGGQRQRVLLARALLGDPDILILDEPTQGLDQPGIAAFYALVAEVRAERGCAVLMVSHDLTVVMRASDRVICLNGHICCQGTPEAVLDAPEYSALFADSAAALAIYRHAHDHSHDHDHDLAQDHAHGDH from the coding sequence ATGCCCTGCCTGCGAGGGCGCGCAGTGAAGGACAACGCTCTGATCTCAGCGCAGGGGCTGCACGTGCATCACGGCGACTTGCCGGTTCTGCACGGCATTGATCTGGCCATCGCACGTGGCGAGATCGTGACCCTTGTCGGCCCGAATGGGTCCGGCAAATCGACGCTGATCAAGGCGCTGCTGGGCGTGGTGCCTGCCAGCGCTGGGAATGTGACGCGCGCGCCGGGGCTGCGGATTGGCTATGTGCCGCAAACCCTGTCTTTGGATGCGACCTTGCCGATGCCGGTGGCGCGGTTCCTGTCGCTGCCGACGCGCCACGCCAAAGCCGAAATCGCAGCCGCCTTGGAACGCACCGGCGTCGCCGGTCTGGAAGCCAGGCAATTGTCAGCCCTGTCCGGCGGCCAGCGTCAGCGCGTGTTGCTGGCCCGTGCGCTGCTGGGCGATCCGGATATCCTGATCCTGGATGAGCCGACGCAAGGCCTCGACCAGCCGGGCATCGCCGCCTTTTATGCGTTGGTGGCCGAGGTTCGCGCCGAACGCGGCTGTGCGGTGCTGATGGTCAGTCATGACTTAACCGTGGTGATGCGCGCCTCGGACCGGGTGATCTGCCTGAACGGGCATATCTGCTGTCAGGGCACGCCCGAAGCGGTGCTGGACGCGCCCGAGTACAGCGCCCTGTTCGCCGATAGCGCCGCGGCGCTGGCAATCTATCGCCACGCCCATGATCACAGTCATGACCATGACCATGACTTGGCACAGGATCACGCCCATGGGGATCATTGA
- a CDS encoding transcriptional repressor translates to MATTPAAFCNHDHHACASQVLARADARARAEGLRLTAVRRRVLEILASGHRALGAYEVLDQLARDGGKRQPPVAYRALDYLVKHGFAHRIQALNAFAACTEATPDHIPAFFICDTCQSVAETPVRAVGRAMQDAAGRIGFAMEAMNLEAVGQCPACEGAQ, encoded by the coding sequence ATGGCGACCACGCCCGCCGCATTCTGCAACCACGATCACCACGCCTGCGCGTCGCAGGTTCTGGCGCGTGCCGATGCCCGTGCCCGCGCCGAAGGTCTGCGCCTGACAGCGGTGCGCCGACGCGTGCTGGAAATCCTCGCCTCGGGGCATCGTGCGCTTGGTGCTTATGAAGTGCTGGATCAACTGGCCCGGGATGGTGGCAAGCGGCAGCCTCCCGTTGCTTATCGTGCGCTGGACTACCTGGTGAAACACGGGTTCGCGCATCGCATTCAGGCGCTGAATGCCTTCGCTGCCTGTACCGAGGCGACGCCGGACCACATCCCGGCGTTTTTCATCTGCGATACCTGCCAATCCGTCGCCGAAACCCCGGTGCGTGCGGTGGGCCGGGCGATGCAGGACGCCGCAGGACGCATCGGATTCGCGATGGAGGCGATGAACCTGGAGGCTGTCGGCCAATGCCCTGCCTGCGAGGGCGCGCAGTGA